In the genome of Bradyrhizobium sp. CIAT3101, one region contains:
- a CDS encoding flavin-dependent oxidoreductase, translated as MKAIIVGGGIGGLTTALMLRARGIGCEIFEQSDTIRELGVGINTLPHAMRELASLGLLQKLDDVAIRTDQLYYLNRHGQEVWREARGVDAGHDVPQFSIHRGRLQGVIHRAVEERLGAETIHTGCRLGAFTQDEGGVTAYFFDRAGSHIHTARGDILIGADGIHSRVRDTLFPNEGPPCWNGLMLWRGARDWPLFLTGKSMIVAGGLNAKVVIYPIAEGSSSASRLTNWAVLVKVGEGNAPPPRKEDWSRPGRREELMPHVARFSVPYIDVKSLISATPEFYEYPTCDRDPLPYWSSGRVTLLGDAAHPMYPVGSNGASQAILDARCLADALVRAEHPRQALMEYEKKRLPMTADIVRSNRRGGPEGVIDAVEQLAPDGFDNVDNVLSYSQREAIVRGYATKAGFAAVPGLAAVRA; from the coding sequence ATGAAGGCGATTATCGTCGGCGGCGGTATCGGTGGTCTCACCACGGCTTTGATGCTGCGGGCCCGCGGCATCGGCTGCGAGATTTTCGAGCAATCGGATACGATCCGCGAACTCGGCGTCGGTATCAATACGCTGCCCCACGCCATGCGTGAGCTTGCCAGTCTCGGCCTACTGCAAAAGCTCGACGACGTCGCGATCCGCACCGACCAGCTCTATTACCTCAACCGCCATGGCCAGGAGGTCTGGCGCGAAGCCCGCGGCGTCGATGCGGGTCACGACGTGCCGCAGTTCTCGATCCACCGCGGCCGCCTTCAGGGTGTCATCCATCGCGCCGTCGAGGAGCGGCTCGGAGCGGAGACGATCCACACCGGCTGCCGGCTTGGCGCTTTCACGCAGGACGAGGGTGGCGTCACGGCCTATTTCTTCGATCGTGCCGGCTCGCATATCCACACCGCGCGCGGCGATATTTTGATCGGCGCCGACGGCATCCACTCACGCGTACGCGACACGCTGTTCCCGAACGAAGGACCGCCGTGTTGGAACGGCCTGATGCTGTGGCGCGGTGCGCGCGACTGGCCGCTGTTCCTCACCGGAAAATCGATGATCGTTGCCGGTGGCCTCAACGCCAAGGTGGTGATTTATCCGATCGCGGAGGGATCGAGCTCGGCGAGCCGTCTTACCAACTGGGCGGTGCTCGTGAAAGTGGGCGAGGGCAATGCGCCGCCGCCGCGGAAGGAAGACTGGTCACGGCCGGGCCGGCGCGAGGAGCTGATGCCGCATGTCGCGCGCTTCTCGGTGCCCTATATCGACGTGAAGAGCCTGATTTCGGCGACGCCGGAGTTTTATGAATATCCGACCTGCGACCGCGATCCGTTGCCCTATTGGTCGTCCGGACGCGTCACCCTGCTCGGCGATGCCGCGCATCCCATGTATCCGGTCGGCTCCAACGGCGCCTCGCAGGCGATCCTCGATGCGCGCTGCCTTGCGGACGCGCTGGTACGCGCCGAGCATCCGCGTCAGGCCCTGATGGAATATGAGAAGAAGCGCCTGCCGATGACGGCGGACATCGTCCGCTCCAACCGGCGCGGCGGGCCCGAGGGCGTCATCGACGCCGTCGAGCAGTTGGCGCCCGACGGCTTTGACAATGTCGACAACGTGCTGAGCTACTCCCAGCGCGAGGCGATCGTGCGTGGTTATGCCACAAAAGCCGGCTTTGCCGCGGTACCCGGCCTCGCGGCGGTGCGCGCCTGA
- a CDS encoding cupin domain-containing protein yields the protein MKSEITGITRANEGIQGISWNILGQTYVPKSNTENSFSWHATLPPGTFVPPHIHPDQDEYLYMLEGKLDFVLGNSEAQATPGDLIRLGMGVPHGIFNKSDQTAKVLFWVSPTKKLFDLFWGLHNMKEQKPEDVVAMAAEFNIHFLPPPPGAG from the coding sequence ATGAAGAGCGAAATTACCGGCATCACGCGGGCTAACGAGGGGATCCAGGGCATCTCCTGGAACATCCTCGGCCAGACCTATGTGCCGAAGAGCAACACCGAGAACAGCTTCTCCTGGCACGCCACACTGCCGCCGGGCACGTTCGTGCCACCGCACATTCATCCCGACCAGGACGAATATCTCTACATGCTGGAGGGCAAGCTCGACTTCGTGCTCGGCAATTCGGAGGCGCAGGCGACGCCCGGCGATCTGATCCGCCTTGGCATGGGCGTGCCGCACGGCATCTTCAACAAATCGGACCAGACCGCAAAAGTGCTGTTCTGGGTGTCGCCGACCAAAAAGCTGTTCGACCTGTTCTGGGGCCTTCACAACATGAAGGAGCAGAAGCCCGAGGATGTTGTGGCGATGGCCGCCGAGTTCAACATCCACTTCCTGCCGCCGCCGCCGGGCGCCGGCTAA